The region GTTGAAAAAACAGAAGACAAAAACAAATATATGGGCGTATGCGGTCGGCATGGGCGGGACCACTTCCGACAAGGTGGCGTTCAAGCATCCGGCGGTTTTTCCGGAGAAACTGGTTGAGGATCATATTCTCTCATGGACAAATCCTCATGACCTTGTGTTTGACCCGATGTGCGGCTCTGGAACGACCTGCAAGATGGCGACCATAAACCGGCGCAAGTATATCGGCGTGGATATTTCAGAGGAATATATTGAGATTGCAAAGAAGCGGCTGGGGCAATATAGGAGTTTAGAGGATGTCGCCTGAGTGGGTTGTCTGCGTCAAAGGGAAAGGCAATCTGCATGAGGGAGGCAAACCGGAGAGAAGGGAGAGAACCTTTCCGATCAACTCGGTGGGTCTTGTCCAACAGCGCGATTCAAAATCCGTTGTTGTCTGGCTGATTGGCAGGAATGAAATATGGACTGTTCCGTCAGGCGCGGTCAAGGGTGTTGATGTTGTAAAGACGGGAGACAAACACGCCAAAAAGATTTGCAATGTCTGCCACTGTCTTTTGCCGGTGTCCCGGTTTGCGAGGAATCAGAATAACAAACACGGAATTATACGCCGTCCGAGTTGTGTGAAGTGCCGAACCGATATTGACAAGAGAGCGCCAAAGAGCAGTCAGGCAAAAAGGATGGAGAAAGAGAGGCCGCCTGTCGGCAGTCCGTTCAAGTGTCCCATCTGTCAGAAGCGGTCAATAGTGGGGATAACCGCCAAGGTTGTTGCCGACCATGACCACCATACGGGGAATATACGAGATTTTATTTGCGACAGTTGCAATACGGGGCTTGGGCGGTTTAAGAACGGGGAGAACTATTTGCATAATGCGATTGAGTATCTCAGGGAGAGGGATGAACTTAATGCGGGGGAGTGATTAGGAGAGAGTTTAATGAGTGAAGAGAAATTGACAGCGGAAGAGTATTTGAAGCGGGGGTATGACAAGTTTAATTCCAAGCAATACGAAGAGGCGATTGCGGATTATAGCAAAGCCATTGAAGTTAATCCTCAGTATGCGGAATCCTACAACAATCGGGGCATTGCCAAAGCAAGGCTTGGGCAGTATTTAGAAGCGATTGAAGATTTTAATAAAGCAATTGAACTTAGTCCTGAGTACGGTGATGCGTATATCAACCGGGGCAATGCCGAAATGGAAATTGGTCAGTATCAGGAAGCGATTGCGGATTATGGTAAAGCCATTGAACTCAATCCTCAGGATGCCTATGCCTACTACAACCGAGGCAATGCCGAATCAAGACTTGGTCGGTATCGGGAAGCGATTGAGAATTACAGCAAATCTATTGAAATAGATTCTCAGGATGCCGAAGTCTACACAAACCGAGGCAATGCCAAATCAGGACTTGGTTGGTATCAGGAGGCTATTGAGGATTATAATAAAGCCATTGAACTCAATCCTCGCCATGCCGAAGCCTATCTTAACCGAGGTGCTGCCAAGTCAATTCTTGGGCTGAATTCGGAAGTGATTGAAGATTGTAATAAAGCCATTGAACTCAATCCTCAGGATGCCTATGCCTACTACAACCGAGGTGAGGCTTACAGCAGATTAGGAGAAAAGGAGAACGCTCTTAAGGATTTTAAAAAAGTACAGGAACTTGATCCAACAGTTATGGGGAGAGTAGAAGCCAAAAAAGCCACTGACCCTCTGCAGAGGGAAATCAAAGAGACTGGAGAAAAAGTAAAAGAAACTAAGGAGTTTCAGAAAGTTTTCAAAGACTTGAGAAATACTTATGAAAAGACAAGTGCTATATGGTTTTTACTTTCTGTCTTTATGGTGATTTTAACTTCTATAGCATTCTTGTGTGCTCCAAAATTAGCAAATCAATATGAATCTCTTGAAAAAGTTCCTTTTTTGTTCTATGGCATATACATATTTTTAACTTCAGTAACTTTTATTGTGATTCGTCGGTTCACTAATGTAGAAGAGATTGATTTGGAGTCTGATAATCGTCTTGCTATGGCGAAATTGTTTGAGTTTATAGTTCAAACTCCGGATTTACGGGAGAAATATGGTGACCTTATCCCACAACTCGCTGATGCTATGATTTACAGCATGTATAAGAAATCAAGAACAGAGAAGAGCAGTAATTTTGTTTTACAGGAAATCAAAGACGGGATGAAAGACAGAGGTATCTCTAAATGAATGACCTGATACAGCGCGGATTGAAAGAGCCGTTAATCAAATTTGATGACAACGACAACCCGACCCGCATAACATACATTCAGCACGACATAACCCGTAGATGGGCAAACCCCGAAGAGAAGGTTCAGGCGGAAACATACATCAAACTGGTTTTAGATTACTACTACCCGCCTGAACTCATGGATTTGTTTGTGTCCGTTACTATGGGTTCTGAAAAGAAACAGGCGGACATCATTGTTTATAAGGATGAAAGCCACAAATCACCCTACATTGTTATTGAGTGCAAGAAACAGGAAGTCTCAGAGGCGGAGTTTGCTCAGGCGACTAACCAAGCATTCAGTTATGCGGTCGCGGAAGGGGCAAGATATGTATGGACAACTTCCGGGCTTAAAGATGAATACTATCAAGTAGAGGATAAGAGACCTAAAAGCAGAACCACTGTTTCAGACATTCCCCGGTTTGGTGTTGAGGGAGTTAGTGAATACAAATATGCCAAAGGCGGGATAGGGCCGGACGGTCAACCGCTTTCAGAGATTAAGGCTATTTCAGAAGGCGAACTTACGCGCCGCTTCAAACAAGCCCATGACGCTCTTTGGGGCGGAGGTGAACTTCATCCGTCCGCCGCTTTTGATGAACTGGACAAGTTGATCTTTTGCAAACTGTGGGATGAGAAGAAACCGCGTAAAAGAGGAGAGCCTTACGATTTCCAAATAATCACGACAACTAATGTAAAGACCGGCGAAGATGAAACCGATAAATCTTTGAAGGAAAGGGTTGATGCTCTCTATGAGCAGGGAAGACGGAAAGAGCCGGAAGTTTTCAGTGAAGGCATACGGCTTTCTCCGGCTAAACTCCGCACAATTGTATCTTACTTGCAGGAAGTAAATCTTTCCGAAACAGACCTTGACAGCAAAGGAAAGGCGTTTGAAACCTTTATGGGTTCATTCTTCCGGGGCGATTTCGGTCAATTCTTTACCCCGCGCCCGATTGTGAAGTTTATTGTTGATGTTCTGCCGATGAATAATGACTCAATGGTTCTGGACACCTCTTGCGGTAGCGGTGGCTTTCTTCTTCACGCATTGGACAAGGTAAGGAAACAGGCGAGCGAATACCATCCCGATGAAGCCCCCACAGAATCAAAGCAAGAGGGTAAGAACCACTACAAATACTGGCATGACTTTGCCGAGAAGAATCTCTTCGGCATTGAAATTAACGAGCAAATTGCCCGTGTTTCCAAGATGAATATGATCATTCACGATGACGGGCATACAAACGTTGTTAATGCGGACGGATTGCTTCCTTTTGAAGACATAAAGGATGAGAAAGATAATATAATCTTGGAAAGCATAGCAAACAAAACCGGAAACCGCCATTTCAAACCCAACAGTTTTGATTTCATTATAACTAATCCGCCCTTCGGTTCAATCATTCGCCAAACAGAAAAGGCATATCTTCACCAATACAATTTTGCTTGGAAAGGAGTCCATTGGCTTGATTTGAAAGGATTGGTGAAATCTTTAAGAGAAAACCAAAGCACGGAAGTTTTGTTTATTGAACAGGCGCATAACTACCTGAAAGATGGCGGTTACTTGGCTATAGTCATTCCTGACGGGATACTGAACACT is a window of Candidatus Dadabacteria bacterium DNA encoding:
- a CDS encoding tetratricopeptide repeat protein; this encodes MSEEKLTAEEYLKRGYDKFNSKQYEEAIADYSKAIEVNPQYAESYNNRGIAKARLGQYLEAIEDFNKAIELSPEYGDAYINRGNAEMEIGQYQEAIADYGKAIELNPQDAYAYYNRGNAESRLGRYREAIENYSKSIEIDSQDAEVYTNRGNAKSGLGWYQEAIEDYNKAIELNPRHAEAYLNRGAAKSILGLNSEVIEDCNKAIELNPQDAYAYYNRGEAYSRLGEKENALKDFKKVQELDPTVMGRVEAKKATDPLQREIKETGEKVKETKEFQKVFKDLRNTYEKTSAIWFLLSVFMVILTSIAFLCAPKLANQYESLEKVPFLFYGIYIFLTSVTFIVIRRFTNVEEIDLESDNRLAMAKLFEFIVQTPDLREKYGDLIPQLADAMIYSMYKKSRTEKSSNFVLQEIKDGMKDRGISK
- a CDS encoding endonuclease domain-containing protein; amino-acid sequence: MSPEWVVCVKGKGNLHEGGKPERRERTFPINSVGLVQQRDSKSVVVWLIGRNEIWTVPSGAVKGVDVVKTGDKHAKKICNVCHCLLPVSRFARNQNNKHGIIRRPSCVKCRTDIDKRAPKSSQAKRMEKERPPVGSPFKCPICQKRSIVGITAKVVADHDHHTGNIRDFICDSCNTGLGRFKNGENYLHNAIEYLRERDELNAGE
- a CDS encoding N-6 DNA methylase codes for the protein MNDLIQRGLKEPLIKFDDNDNPTRITYIQHDITRRWANPEEKVQAETYIKLVLDYYYPPELMDLFVSVTMGSEKKQADIIVYKDESHKSPYIVIECKKQEVSEAEFAQATNQAFSYAVAEGARYVWTTSGLKDEYYQVEDKRPKSRTTVSDIPRFGVEGVSEYKYAKGGIGPDGQPLSEIKAISEGELTRRFKQAHDALWGGGELHPSAAFDELDKLIFCKLWDEKKPRKRGEPYDFQIITTTNVKTGEDETDKSLKERVDALYEQGRRKEPEVFSEGIRLSPAKLRTIVSYLQEVNLSETDLDSKGKAFETFMGSFFRGDFGQFFTPRPIVKFIVDVLPMNNDSMVLDTSCGSGGFLLHALDKVRKQASEYHPDEAPTESKQEGKNHYKYWHDFAEKNLFGIEINEQIARVSKMNMIIHDDGHTNVVNADGLLPFEDIKDEKDNIILESIANKTGNRHFKPNSFDFIITNPPFGSIIRQTEKAYLHQYNFAWKGVHWLDLKGLVKSLRENQSTEVLFIEQAHNYLKDGGYLAIVIPDGILNTSSLQYVRDSIEEKFRIVAVVSMPQTAFQATGAGVKSSVMFLKKHTRGATEQITKHKEDLQEKIKKENDYSSQYNAKEDEKKTHLQELRGFDNSGGLEGKALRQSDEYKQWRKEVNAHYKGKIDELKESLIEQYLEQKETTLNDYPIFMAIAEDIGYDATGRDTGNNELEAIGKELKRFIESIEKGKV